A segment of the Corylus avellana chromosome ca2, CavTom2PMs-1.0 genome:
ACTTTGTTGCTGACCACCCATTTTTGTTCTTGATCAGAGAAGATAGGAGTGGCATGATACTATTCGTTGGACATGTGCTCAATCCTATTGCAATTCCACCAGCACCTGCCAAACAAAACGAGTCGAATCTTCCACATGTTGTAATTCCACTTCCACCGGCAAAACACATTGAGAGGGAGAGATTCTTTCAGGAAAAGAAGATGGATGGTTTTGGTCTGAGTGGCCATGTGAGAGGCCACTCATTAGACAGTCTTACGACCACTAGCTCACGCAGAGGAACCACAGATTTCAgtgactgattttttttttttttgtgagtttgtGTTTTTAGTTTATATGTCAGTGGTTTCTGATTTGCTAGTactggtggtggtggtgggtgtTAAAAAATCGTtactaaataccaaaaaaaaaaaaaaaaatgttgttttaCTTGTATAGGCCTTAGATATATTATTCCTGCTGTTTTATTATTAGGTGAAGACTTAATTTTTGGCTCATATTTAGTCTGTTTCTATGCTGTGCTTTGCTCTTGCTCTTAAAAGATATCTCTCAGTTGCTGTTGTGGTTTTAGATTCTCTAATAGTAAAATTATTCATGATTCATGCTGCTACTACGTGTTTCTCGTCTTCGGCCGCATTTGGTGAAGCCCTTGCTGTGCTGCTAGAACCTCAAgattggaccttttttttttctttttttttttctttttttttctttttcctttgttaaTTGCCTTTTATGTAGTGCATTTTATTTTGAACATTGTGTAGTTAGATGTGCTGCTTTCAAATGTGTTTGGAAACATTCTCGATTGGTCTCATATTTTCTCTTGCATTCGTGTGGAGAACCGGAAAGACCCCTATTGTAAGATTTTTCttatttgctttttaaaaaaaaaaaaattaacgacaACATATAATATAGggaaatagaaacaaaattttttcactttttcatatctaacattcttatttttttatatacactttttcttttcaagccAATGGCAAACAcagccacagagagagagagagagagagagcatgttttattaatttcataatttcaAACATCAAGAAATATGACAAATGGCGACTTCAATTAAATAGCCAATAAAAAAATCCACCCGGAAAGATAATAAGTTCTTAATTTCCTTATTCATGAAGGATATATTTCCAAGTACTTGAAAGAATATGAAGATCAAGCCATTTCATTTATAGCCCCGTCAACACAAAGCCATTGACCAACGAAGAGTGCACTACAGTTGATGTTGGGGTTGCTTGAAGTAAATAATTGGGTAGTCAAGTTGAATTTCTGTGTCACTCCAAAGCAAGTGTCTCCACTTGCCACACCGTAGACAGAATCACAGACTGGGGAATTTGGCTACGCGAACCCAACTGCTTATTccatcatcaaaaacaaaaacatgtaaCTTTTCATTTTACTTGAACATAGAGAGGGGAAAGATTAAAAGAtagagttaaaaataaataacactaGCTGGTCATATGAATTGCACACAAGAGGTCGGCAATTTTCTTGGTTCTGTGTGTAAGTTGATGCCCTTCAACAAAGATATGGCGGATTGAACAAGACAACAAACAATAAATTTGTTCATTATGAATAGAAATATGGActagaatttctttttatttttatgttgaaagaTTAGAAAGATTCAGAGTGTTTGTGACTCCACTTCTCCATGCTTTTTACCTTTTATTGGGATTAACACAGAGAGGTAGTCTTCGATCTCCCAAGTCCCATCCCTTAAATTCCCATTTTATCTCAAGTCAATTTTGAAAGGATAAAGCTTTTTCTCATATTGGATTGGATGAATTATTTTTCATAggctattaaattgatatttcgCGTTGTGATGGTTGAAGATTCCCTTGAAGAATCATAAGAACTTGTTTCTATTGCATATGCGACAGGGGAAACGATCCACACCCTCTTCAGTACTGAAATTCTGACTCTTTTTGAGTCTGTCTTCAGGTTTGTGCCCAACAATTCAAGTACATCACTTTCTGAAGGGACTCGTCTGCCTCTTTTCTTCTGTTCTCTTCGTCACCGGCCTGGACATGGAACCCGTCGTCCGGCGAGTTAACGGAGGAAAAGTGTCTCCGGTTGCCGGCATTAAGAGGTTGTTGAAGTTGAAGGCTGGAGAAATTCCACCGGGAGCTATGACTTGTGCTTCCTTCAATCACAGCTACGGTTGTTGCCATGCAAGCTCTGCTCAAATAACTCATCTTGTCTATGCTTTTGTTCTCAATTATGATGTTGTTTAAACTAATGTAACTTTCTCTTGTTTCTTGCTCAAGTGTCTGAGAAAGAGGAGTAAATTGCAGATATATAGGGGAGCAAATGGCGAGATGGGGCGGTTCTGCGGACCAGAAACCGATACCATTTTCCATTGGTGGGAGCCATGGTTTCTAGTTTTACCATTGGCGGAGTTTTCTGTGGATTAATTTCTTATCTGATGATGGTGGTGTCTATATCGAAACTCTCTTGGCCATCCCTCACAAGTTTATCCACTTAAACCTACCATGACACGCACAAAAAACGTTCTTCTTCAGTGTCAAACTAGAATTTTAggtaagagaaatgttagggtgGCAAGGTTTTTATTAAGAAATGGGTATCAAAATGAAGTGGAGTTTATTTATTGAAGAGGATCAAAATATTTAATCAAGAAAAATGCTATGAGTAATAATTAATAAGCTCCACGTCATTTTGATATCCATATAAAAGATTTGGTActtataacatttatcttttaaggATAAAACTGAAAAAGGCTTTCTCGGAGGTAAAAAAACGACTTCTAGAGGATTATTccctgaatatatatatagtgaaaatCTGAGACTTTTTTTCACCGAAAGCTGGATAACATGCTTTTTTTCAAAGCAAGCATGACGATTTCACGTGAAAGTCTAAGACTTTGCACTGAAAGCTGGGTAACTTATCTGAACAAATTTTGGGAGAGGGCTACTGCTCCCCACTTTTGATTGTAGTTCCGCCCCTGGCTCTGACTCAGTGGCTGAGTTTTGCCGCATATTGAATTTTTTAGCCGATATGGCTAAtcctattagaaaaaaaaaaaaaaacaaaatggccATAGAAGTCTAGGTATATTTGTAAAGTGTTTTgggtgtgttttttttgttttgtttttggctaGAAATAGTATTCTAATGTAACGtaaatgtaaaaattgttttgtatttttagtaatATTTTGTGCTTTGAGTTgatagttaatttatttttcttgagaaCAGAAAACAGATTACAAAtatgaaatttccaaaaaatCCCTTATAAACCCCCTTAAGATAGAGGGGTTATCTTGTGTCAACGAGTAATTTACTGGGCTTTTTGGCAGTCACATAAACATGAACACATTGATTCATTCTCTCGTATAAGGATTCCTACCGTCGAGTGTTTAATTGCATGAATTTCAAGCAGTCCCACAAAAGGGAGTTGCAAGACTATTTGCCTTGAGCAGGCAGGCAGGCCCCAAACCCTAAGTTAAGCTGCTCAGAGCAAGGTGGGCTCACAGCATCCCTCGTTGTAGGCAGCCCAAATTGAGCTGTTTGAATTGCGTGCATGTAAACCTTATTGTCTCACTACATGTGAAGGCAAATCTTAGTAGAAATGCATAAATGAAAGGCTTGTGGTGTCCACTAGAACCACAACCAAAAAGAGAATAGAACTTTACAAGGCAATGCCACCGACCAGTAATAGAGTTGTCGAGACGCCCATCACAGCGAGTTGGGCGCCAATTTGCACAGAACATTTACCCACCAACCTTTTCTACCACAATCACGAACATGATCTTGTTGAGAAGATCTCAAGATTTGTTCTTACCTCTGTTTGGTCGCACCTTTTGTCGCCTACTTTAATATCTGATCATTTACAATCAATTTGTATGCCAAAGACACAACAGGGGAGAAAGAGAATACCATGATAACCATTCATAAAGCATATTAATCCAAAAACATTCCTAAATACATTGTGAACAATTTACTGCGTTACACCACTTAATACCCATTTTATTTTCAAGGGAGAAAGAGGAGAACAAAAATCTACTATCTACACGCAGGTGGCATCTAGCTGACCAATAAGTCCTTCAATTGGTAAAGAAGATTCACCTCAAATACTTTTTCACCAAAAGATGGAGGAGTTCACTAATCATCACTATGAATACAACATCCTTCTCATTACATAGAAACTTTTGCAGCGCTGAAAATGATACTTAAACAGAAGATTATACAAATtttctgtttaaattttacttggaAGAACCACAAGCAACACTATACCGAGTCTACCCCTTCAACCTGCTGTCGAGCAAGGTATCTTTCCCTCCGCTCTTTCTGAGAGAACAACAACAGATAAATTGTCCAATATAAGTCAAAAGTTTACATGAAAAATTTTCataagaaattaaaagacaataaACTCACCCATTCATCTATGACGAGCCCTTCCCCTACAATCCTTGGACCTGTATCTTCTGGAGGTTTCTTCCGTGCCTCGAGTGCAGCTTCGGCCTCAGCTAACTGGCGCTTCAACTTTTCCAGGGCcttgaaaagaacaaaagattAGATCTCATAAACAAGCATCCTCTACATATGTATGTCATGCATGTTAAGAGCTCAATCGTTGCACAAATAGAGAAGCAATCATAACGCCAATTGTACTTACAGGGGTAGAACGCTCTGGATCTAGAAAAACAACTCGCAGAATCTGCTCTACTGCCACTTGGTCCTTCTGCTCATCAAACTGGGGGGTTGGggaagaaaaatataacatCAAAGATTACTTCTCCTAGAACAGTTTGAATGACGTTTCGTATATACGAGCAAGGAATAAAGGTTCATTACAACATGCAGGAAAAGTAAGCATCTAATAGAGGTAGTAAGCAACCCAGAATTTGGTAACAGCAGGCTgatcataaataaattaataaattatatttaagaaCCATGGCAACTAGTATCATTCCTTCTCCAAACTTCACAAACATCCattaaaaacagaaattaatctaAACAATAAAGCTCATATAGATAACATCCTCCTTCTCTAAACAATAAAGCTCATATAGATAACATCCTCCTTCACTACCTATTGATCATATAAGAGATTATACTTCTGCAACCAATGGAAAGAAATTATGGATGTGCAGCAATTTTGTATAATCTAATCCAGTCATGGTATGCTGCCAAGATTATGTTCATTCAAGCCCATGACAAACATCAGATATATCAGTTCACATTCATCAAATTTTACATGATAACATTATAGTAATTAGGAAAGCATGAAACTTACCAGCTCAGGCACATAATCTGTTACTCCTTTGACTTTCAGGCTCATTATTTTAAACTTAAGCTTGCTCTTTTCCGGTTTTTCATTGTTCTCTGGCTGCTCCACAAACTTGAACACTAGCATATCCATCCAAATCAAAAGGATAAATTTGTAAATGTATTAATCAGACTGAAAGATGACCAGATTCATACTTGTCATCCCAAATGCAAGAACGTCattgaaaatgaaagaaatgcacAAAAGTATTGAACGATTATTACCAGTTGCTATGATACTCTCACCGGGAGCAAGAATTGCCCCTGGAGGACGCATGAAACAACTTTTTGGTGCAGTAGTTTGGAACtaaagcaagaaaaacaagacaTTTATCAGAAGATTTGCTCAAGTGTTCCTTATGATAACACTATCAATTATAACATGCCATTTATAAAAGGgtatatgtataaaattatatctCCCAATTTCAGGGCAAAACCTAAGAGCCTATAATGacacaagaagaaaaacaaaatcatattaCCTTAAAAGCTACAGGGGACTTGCTTGTGTTCTTAATCCTAACAGCGCTTCTCACTTGTTTGCCAGGTTCATcttcaaaaaaaatgaaaaataagaaacataaataattaaatcatcaagCGAGAGTACATGAGCAAGCATGTAGTAATATGAGAAGAACAATCAtacaaaataaagaacaaaacaaGCTTCTCCACaaaagagggagggagagagagagagggtgacaCAAAATCTTAAACTTTGTAACCCATGGGTTAAGTGGTTAATTATACACACATTTAAGGTTCCGATCCTCTGTACTCATAGGCTACTCTTTTCCATGGAAGAGCACTTGGAGAAGCAAGGTGCCTTCAAGGGtggctttctttgtttgaaCAACAACGGTAGGAAAAATCTTGACTGTGGATAATCTAAGAAAAAGGCAAGCCACAATAATGGATTGGCATTGCATCTGTAAGAAGAGCGAGGAATCCAATGATCATATGCTGTTTCATTGCGATGTAGTTAAGAGACTTGTGGGATTCGATTTTCCATCTTTTCAGGAAAGAGAGGGTAATGACCCAACGGGTGGTGGAGTTATTGGCAGTTGGATAGGCAGTGTGATAGTCACCACAATTTAGAAGCCTGAAGGATAGGCCCCCTTTGTGTGATGTGGTGCATCCAGAGAAAATGCAACTCCCAAAACTTTGAATTGCGTGAGAACAGTggaatatttaaaatattttatgttcaaAAACCTATACGGCGGATGACTGCTACAAATAGTTCTTGCTTTTCTAAGTTTTGGGAATTTTtggatttgtgttctttctcCTATCTTTAAGCGGGTGagtgtctctcttgtatactctctaTATACTTGGGTTATGCCCATTTGCGCTTTcgaataaaattaaacaacttatcaaaaaaaaaaacatatgatcTCTTACTGCACTTTATGAATCCACATTAGAATCGTCTAGATTTTTCAAGGTAACTCTACCATGAAGTTCTTACAATAATTAAACAGAATAAGTAGAATTTTTTAAGAACTCCATGGTCtatttaccctaaaaaattCACTACAAAGTTAGGTTTATACCGAAAAATATATAGGACCACCGAAATCTCTTTATTATGTCAACAGTTGATCCAAGTCTAAGACCACCAACAAAATTAAACGACAATTACTCCCGTGGGGAAGTTGTTATGGATAAACACGCGATGTAATAAACTGAAGACCTGGAAACAAGAAGTCTCCTTAAAAGGCAGACATGATATAACtttcttaccaaaaaataaaaccaaacagGTAA
Coding sequences within it:
- the LOC132172770 gene encoding vesicle-associated protein 4-2; amino-acid sequence: MAIADQKSSSEGTGKAWNFFKIPFLHSGTSHANMSSSSSSQNTHYQNTINSNPQLDGGSNSVSSVARSLLPARRRLKLDPSNKLYFPYEPGKQVRSAVRIKNTSKSPVAFKFQTTAPKSCFMRPPGAILAPGESIIATVFKFVEQPENNEKPEKSKLKFKIMSLKVKGVTDYVPELFDEQKDQVAVEQILRVVFLDPERSTPALEKLKRQLAEAEAALEARKKPPEDTGPRIVGEGLVIDEWKERRERYLARQQVEGVDSV